A stretch of DNA from Gemmatimonadaceae bacterium:
CAGAACTGCGTGGGCGAGGTGATGTGCAGCCCGCCCGTGATCTTGCCGTCCTTCACGGCGAAGCCCTGCGCATACTGCGGGTCCTGCCGCGAGAAGATCGAATACTCCCCGTCGGGCAGCGCGATGCTCGTATCCCTGGTGATGTCGATGCGCGTGAACGCCGACGGATCGAGCGTGCGCGCCGGCTCCACCGGGCGATTGCCGAACAGCAGGAACTGCTTGTGTCCTTCCTCCGACAGCACGCCCTCGTGCACCAGTTCGTCGCGGGTGCCGGCCACGTAGTAGCCCGTGTTCTTCACGCGCGTGAGGTCGGTGACGGTATCGCTGAGCGCGGCCTTGACCGTGTTGAGCGTGTCCACCTTGCCCTTGAGCGACGCGATCTGGACGTTCTGCGAATCGATGATCGCCTGGAACTCGGTCTTCTGGCGCTCCACCGTGGCCCGGAAGTCCGCGATGTTCTGCTCGTACTGGGCGATCTGCCGGGTGAGCGTGGAGTCGTGCTGCGACAGCGACGCGGCGCTGGCCCGCACCTCGCGCAGCCGGACGTCGGTGGCGTCGAGCCGCTGGACGAGCATGCGGATCTTGCCCAGCACCTCGTCGCGGTCCTGCTTGATCGTCGCGGCCTCGGCGGGCGTGGCCAGCGCGGTCCTGGTCTTGGGCTTGGGCAGGCTCCGCGCCTTGGCGATCTCGGCGTCGATGTCATTGATGAACTGCGTGGACACCAGCATGTCGTTGAGCAGCTGGTTCTTGACGTTGAGCAACGAGTCCTGGCGCAGCGAGTCCGCCTTGGCGAGCACGCCGAGCTGCTGCTTGGCCTGCGTATCGCAGGCGAACAACGCCGGAACGAGTAGCAACAATGCGAGTCTCTTCACTGGTCTTGCCTCCATGGGGGTGTTGGCCACTACCAGCTGCCGCGTTCGCCGACCTCTTCGATGACCTTGGCCAGTCGCTCGGCCGCGTGCCGCCAGTTGACCTCCACGGCGTATTGCGCGGCCTCGGATCGTCCGTCGTCGATCGCGTCGGTGATGGCGTCGTGCTCCTCCACCGACGACCGGATGTCTCCGGTCAGCATGCTGATGTACATCCTGATGTAGCGTTCGGCCTGCGGCTTGGCCGCGTCGTGCAGCGCAATGAGCCGAGGACCTACCCCTGCTTCTACCACGCGGCGGTGAAAACGTTCATCCGCGTCGTATAGACGGCTGTGGTCCACGGGGGTCGAGCGCCCCGCCCTGAGAAATTCGGCGTTGAGCGCCCGGAGGTCCTTCACCAGCGGCTTCCGCTCCTCCACGCCGAGCTCGGCGGCGCGCCGCGCGCCCAGTCCCTCGAGGGAACCCACGATGTCGAGCAGTTCGCGGACGTCGTCGCGTGTGAGCGGGGCCACGGTGAGCCGCGATTGCTGCGCGCCCGGCGCGCCCATCACGTAGCCCTCCTGCTGCAACCGCTGCAGGGCCTCGCGCACGGGGGTGCGGCTCACCCCCAGCCGGCTGGCAATCTCCGTCTCGACGATCCGGCTGCCCGGCGCCACCAGCCCCTGCACGATCAGGTCGCGCAGACGGGTGTACACCTGCTCGGGCCGCGAGCCGTGCGCGACGGATCCGGCGCGCACGGAACCGCCGGGGCTCTTGGCGCGCGAGGAACGAGAAGGAGGCCTGCGTGGTGGCATGGGCAACAGGGTGCGGCTGAGGGGGTGCCGCCAATATAGGCGAATCGAAGCCAAACTCCGACCCCGTGCCCTCCGTTTCGAAAACGAAAGCTTGGGCACAATTGTATGCAAATTACCGCCGACGCATGGTTCCCGGCGCGGGTGCGCGGTGCCCGCGTAGTGGCAGAGACGGGCCGGCGCGCGCATTTTCCGTCGATGCCCAAACCTCACGCTCGTCGTCTCGCCCTGGCCCTCGCCTGTGCCGCCGCCTGCGCCGTGGGCTGCCGGCGCCAACCGCCGCCGCCGCCCGCGGAGGTCGGTGTCCATGTGGCCAACGCCGCCAACGATTCCACGCGCGCCAAGTTCTTCGTCGCCATCAAGGGTTCGCTGCAGCTCGGCATCCGTTCGATGATCGTGGGGATGCGGCCCGACAGCTCGCTCGTGCTGGCGGCCCCGGCCGATCTCGTGGTCAACACCGGCAACGGCTCGGCCGTGATCACCGCCGCCGATTCG
This window harbors:
- a CDS encoding GntR family transcriptional regulator, which codes for MRAGSVAHGSRPEQVYTRLRDLIVQGLVAPGSRIVETEIASRLGVSRTPVREALQRLQQEGYVMGAPGAQQSRLTVAPLTRDDVRELLDIVGSLEGLGARRAAELGVEERKPLVKDLRALNAEFLRAGRSTPVDHSRLYDADERFHRRVVEAGVGPRLIALHDAAKPQAERYIRMYISMLTGDIRSSVEEHDAITDAIDDGRSEAAQYAVEVNWRHAAERLAKVIEEVGERGSW